The sequence below is a genomic window from Sorangiineae bacterium MSr12523.
CCGAAGGTGGCACCGGCCAGGTAGCACCAGAGCAGGTACGTGGCACCGTTGATGATGACCGGGCCGATGGCCAGTCCATCGAGGCCGTCGGTGAGGTTGACGGCGTTGGACATGGCCACGACGACCAACACCGCAAACGCGATGTAGATGGCCACCGGTAGCTCGACGGGGTGTTTGGCGAAGGCCACGAACGGGATGGCCAAGCGCGTGCGGATCTCCCACCAATCCTGGGGCACGTGGCGCTCGGCGAAGAAGACATAAATGATGACCGCCCCGGCGATGAGGAACTGGCCCAAAAGCTTGTACCGGCCAGGAACGCCGCGGGAATTCTTCGCCTTGATCTTGAGGTAGTCGTCCAGGTAGCCGATGACGCCGTAGCCGGCGGTGACGGCGGTGGTGGCCCAGACGAAGACGTTGCTCAGGTCGCACCAGAGAATGGTGGGCAGGAGCACCGACAGAAGAATGAGGGCGCCGCCCATGGTGGGGGTGCCGGACTTGATGTGATGGCTCGCAGGGCCGTCGACGCGAACGACCTGGCCGATCTGCTTGCGCTGCAGTTCGCGGATGAACCACGGCGAGAGAAAGAACGAGATGAACATGGCCGACGCAGCGGCGGCGATGATGCGAAACGGTACGTAGCGAAGAACGTTGAGCCAGGAGAGCCAGCTCGCGTCGTGCCGGAGAGGAAAGAGAAATTCGAGGATCACCTGGGTGTTCTCTGGGGGCTGCTGGTCCGGCTACTGTCGCGGGCGAGAAGTGCAATGGCCACGCGCTCGGTCTGTACGCCGCGGGAGCCTTTGACGAGGACGACGTCGCCGGGGCGAACCTCCGCGCAGGCCGCATCGGCCGCCTCGCTGGTGGTCTCCGCCGGGATGGTGCGCACGCCGCCGCGGGCCGCCTGCGAGAGCGTGGTCCAGATGGCCGAGCCGCCGCATCCGATGACCGTGTCCACGCGGGCGCGTGCAAGCTCGTCCCCCAGCGCAGCATGGGCTTCGGCCTCGGCCGGGCCGAGCTCGCGCATCTCCCCGAGAACCGCGACGATGCGGCGTTTCGAGGGCGCTGCGAGTTCCACGGCGAGCTCGATGGCGGCGGACATGCTCGAGGGGTTGGCGTTGTAACTGTCGTCGATGACGGTGATGCCCCACGACAGCGTGTGGATCTGCGCGCGGCCCTCGGGAAGGGCGACGCGCGCGAGGCCGCGGGCGAGTTCTTCGAGTGAAAGCGCTCGGTCAATGGCAAACTCGGTGGCGGCAAGGGCCGCGAGGAAGTCGACGGCCGCGGCCTCGCCCGCGAGAGGCAGGTCCAGGGTGATCTCGCTCTTGGCCCGCGAGAAGACGACCTTGTTGCCGGCGCGCGACAGGAGGCGGTAGGCGGCGCCGGACGCGCGGCCGAACGAGACGGTGTGGCGTGCGACCGTGCGGGGAAGCTGGCGCGCGATCTCGTCGTCGTCCGCGTTGACGACCGCGCACCCCGATTCGGGAAGCGCCGCGAAGAGGGAGCCCTTTTCCACGCCGACCCCCGCGCGCGTTCCGCCGAGCCGCTCGGCGTGGGCGAGGCCGATGTTGGTGATGATGGCCGCATCGGGCACGGCGATGCTGGCCAAGGTGGCGATCTCGCCGGGCATATTGGTGCCCATTTCGAGCACGACGAAGCGGTGGTGCGGCTCGAGGGCGAAGATCATCGCGGGGACGCCGACCCGGTTGTTCAAGTTGCCCAGGGTGGCGTGCGTCGCGTCCACCTCGGCGAGGAGGGCGGAGGCGAACGACTTGGTCGTCGTTTTTCCGGCGCTACCGGTGATGGCCACGACGCGGCCCTGCGGCGTCTTGGCGCGCCATCGTGCGAGGTGATCGCGTGCGAGCGCACCCCACGCGACGAGGGTGTCATCGACCTCGACGACATGCGGGGCACAGTCCTCGGGATCGGACTCGGGGTCGGCCGGCAGATCGTGCGAGCGACCGCGCTCGATGAGCATGAGGGAAGCACCGGCGCGGGCCGCGGCGAGAACGAAGGCGTGGCCATCGAAGTTCTCACCGCGCAAGGCGACGAAGACGCAGCCGGGCGTGGCCTCGCGGCTGTTGGTGGTGAGACCAGTGTGTAACCGTTCGGGCTTGCCTCGGACCAGTGTGCCGCCCGTGATGCGGGCAATCTCGCCGCTCGTGCGCTGGACCCGGTTTTTGGGGATGGGCGTCGACATGGGTCAGCCTCGTCCCTGTTTCGGGCGCTGGGCACGACGCTCGGCGAGGGCGTTGCGCGACTCGACGCGGTCGTCGAAGGGGCGCTTTTCCGTGCCGATGATCTGGTAGTCCTCGTGGCCTTTCCCGGCGACGACGATGATGTCGCCCGGGCGCGCGCCGAGGATGGTGTCGCGGATGGCGCGGGCGCGATCCAGCTCGACGACGTACGAGGCGCCCGCCGCGCGCATGGCCTCTTCGACGGGGCGCGCGATTTCCGCAGGGTCCTCGGTGCGAGGGTTGTCGCTGGTGATGATGCCGAGGTCGGCGCCTTCGGCGACGGCTTGGCCCATGGGCCCGCGTTTTTTGGGATCGCGGTCGCCGCCGCAGCCGAAAATGCAGACGAGACGCGACCCGTCGGAGCTGACCTTGCGCACGCTCTCGAGGACGCGGGCCAGGGCATCGGGGGTGTGCGCGTAGTCGACGAGCACGATGACGTCGTCGTCCTCGACGTCGCACCGCTCGAGGCGGCCGGAGACGCCCGATTCCTCGCCGATGGCCGCGCAGGCACGACCGAGCTCGAGGTCGAGCGCGCAAGCCACGCCCACCGCGACGACGATATTTTCCAGGTTGTGACGGCCGATGAGGCGCGAGCGCACCCGATGCGTGCCCTTGGGGGTGCGCAAGGTGGCGTCGATGCCGCGCGCATCGAGGGTGGCCTGAAGCGGGGCGATTTCCGCCTCTTCGGGCGGCGTACCGGTGCGGGCGCTCACGCGGATCAAGGGCGCGCGCACGCGCTCGGCGATGCGGCGGCCGAGGGGATCGTCGATGTGGATGACGGAGCTCCCGGGTCCCATGTCGAAGAAGAGCCGCTCCTTGGCGGCGGCGTAGGCCTCCATCGAACCGTGAAAGTCGAGGTGATCTTGCGTAAAATTGGTGAAGGCGGCCACCCGAAAGCGCACCGCCCGCACCCGCCCCAACTCGAGCGCAATGGAGGAGACCTCCATGGCCACGTGGGTCGCGCCAAGCTGGCGCATGTGGTTCATGACGCGCGCGATTTCGTCGGCTTCCGGCGTGGTGTGCTCGGCGACGATCTTCGTGTTGCCGAAGATGTGACCGACGGTGCCAATCATGCCGCACGCGGGTGCGCCCTCACGCTCGCGGGCCAGTGCGCCGTCAACGGCGGCACGCACCAGGTGGCTCGTGGTGGTTTTGCCGTTGGTGCCGGTGATTCCGATGACGTCCAGGGTGAAGGTGGGGTGGCCGTAGACGGCGGCGGACGCAAACGCGAGGGCATCGGCGGCATCGTCCACGATGATGTGCGGGACATTGGCGATGGCGCCCGCGTCGGCGTCGATGTGGCCGCGCTCGACCATGATGGCCGCGGCGCCCCGTTCTTCCGCCTGCGGGATGAAGCGGGTGCCATCGGTGTTGGCCCCGTGGCGGGCGACGAAGAGATCCCCCGGTTCGACGCGGCGCGAGTCGTGGTGCACACCATGCACGCGCACCTCGGGGTCGCCCACGATATCGACCTGGCCGGGAATTTCGCGCACCATGTCGACGAGCCGGAGTCCTTCCGGCGGCATCATGACGAGGGCTCGAAGACCAGGCGGACGGCGCTTCCTTTGGCCGCGGAGCTTCCGGCGGTGGGACTCTGGCGCACCAGACGACCGTAGCCCTCGATCTGCGGAACGAGGCCCGCCGCGAGAATGCTTTTGACGGCATCGCGCGCGGCAAGGCCATTGGTGTCGGGCACGCGCACGGGCTCCTGCGGGGGGCCGATCATGGGCTGCTGTTCCCGCTCCCCCTCCCGCTCCCGATTCTGCGCGATCCCGTCGGGAGCGGGAGCGGGATCGGGAGGGGAAACCTGGGGCGGCTTCATCGAGGCGATGAAGCTATCGGCCGGATCTCCCTCGCGGGTCACGTTGGAAAGCTTGGCGGTGGCGGCGTTGGGGGTCACTCCCAAGTAGCGTAGCGTTGCTTCGGCCGTTCGGCGGAAGACCGGACCGGCAATCGAACCGGCCGCGTGGCCGATGACCGGTTCGTCGAGCATCACGGCAATGACCAACCGCGGGCGTTCGGCCGGCACGAAGCCCACGAAGGACGACGTGAACAACTCGTTCGACATTTTCCCGGTCTTCGTGTCGGCTTTCTGCGCCGTACCGGTTTTTCCGGCCACGCGGAATCCAGGGATACTCGCCTCGAGGGCGGTTCCGCCGTCTTCCGTCACAGCCGTGAGCATCTCGGTCACCATGCGCGCCGTCCCGGGAGGTATCACTTCGCGCCGCACGTGGGTGACGCCTTCACGCACCAGCTCGCCGCGGGAATCCATCACTTTACGGACGAGCACCGGCTCGAGCAGGCGCCCTCCGTTCGCAATCGCGGCCATGGCCATGGCCAGCTGCACGGTGGTGGTGCTCACGCCCTGCCCGAAGGAGGCATACGCCGTATCGACTTCGAACCACGCCCGACCGCGCGGACGAAGCACACCGGAGGCCTCACCGGGCAGCGGCAATCCCGTGGGCTCGCCGAAGCCAAAGCGACGAAACGTCGAGTAAAGGCCCGCCTCGCCCAGGTTGAGGCCGATCTTCAGGGCGCCGATATTGGAGCTGCGCGCGAGGATCTGCGTGGGGGTGAGCCAGTCGTTCAAGTGGGTGTCGCGGATGACGGCCCCCGCGATGGTGTAGCTCCCGTGCTCGCAGAAGATCGACTCGGTGGGCTTGAGCGTGCCCGCGGCAAGTGCGCCAGCGAAGGTGAACACCTTCATGACGGAGCCGGGCTCGAATCGGTCCGTCACGGCCCGATCGCGCCGCGCATCGACCTCGGACTCGCCGTAGTCGTTCGGGTTGTAGCCGGGGCTGGAGGCCAGCGCGAGGATCTCTCCCGTGTTGGGATCCACGACGACGAGCGCCCCGCCCTTGGCCTCGTACGTGCGCTGCGCGGCATTGAGTTCGCGCTCGGCAACGTGCTGGATGCCCTCGTCGATGGTCAGGTGGATATCGCGCCCCGTGAGCGCGTCCCCTTGGGTGTTGCCGTTCGAGAAAATGAGCCGGCCCGTGCGATCGCGGAGGCCGCTGACCTCTTCGACCCGGCCGCGCAGCTCCTCGTCCATGCTCAACTCGAGGCCGTCCTTGCCCTGCCCGTCGGGCGCGACGAATCCGAGCACGGGCCCGGCGAGCTCGCGACCCGGGTAGTAGCGGTGACCTTCGCCCTCGACGTTGAGGCCCTTGATCGGGTGCGGCTGTTTCTTCG
It includes:
- the mraY gene encoding phospho-N-acetylmuramoyl-pentapeptide-transferase, whose translation is MILEFLFPLRHDASWLSWLNVLRYVPFRIIAAAASAMFISFFLSPWFIRELQRKQIGQVVRVDGPASHHIKSGTPTMGGALILLSVLLPTILWCDLSNVFVWATTAVTAGYGVIGYLDDYLKIKAKNSRGVPGRYKLLGQFLIAGAVIIYVFFAERHVPQDWWEIRTRLAIPFVAFAKHPVELPVAIYIAFAVLVVVAMSNAVNLTDGLDGLAIGPVIINGATYLLWCYLAGATFGIANVSQRFIVARYLDIPGIASVGELSVFCGAVVGAGIGFLWYNTYPAQVFMGDVGSLALGGGLGMCAVFTKNELLSIILGGIFFLEAVSVIVQVLSFRLTGKRIFLMAPIHHHYEKKGWPEPKIIVRFWIISILLALISLSSLKLR
- a CDS encoding UDP-N-acetylmuramoyl-tripeptide--D-alanyl-D-alanine ligase, whose protein sequence is MSTPIPKNRVQRTSGEIARITGGTLVRGKPERLHTGLTTNSREATPGCVFVALRGENFDGHAFVLAAARAGASLMLIERGRSHDLPADPESDPEDCAPHVVEVDDTLVAWGALARDHLARWRAKTPQGRVVAITGSAGKTTTKSFASALLAEVDATHATLGNLNNRVGVPAMIFALEPHHRFVVLEMGTNMPGEIATLASIAVPDAAIITNIGLAHAERLGGTRAGVGVEKGSLFAALPESGCAVVNADDDEIARQLPRTVARHTVSFGRASGAAYRLLSRAGNKVVFSRAKSEITLDLPLAGEAAAVDFLAALAATEFAIDRALSLEELARGLARVALPEGRAQIHTLSWGITVIDDSYNANPSSMSAAIELAVELAAPSKRRIVAVLGEMRELGPAEAEAHAALGDELARARVDTVIGCGGSAIWTTLSQAARGGVRTIPAETTSEAADAACAEVRPGDVVLVKGSRGVQTERVAIALLARDSSRTSSPQRTPR
- a CDS encoding UDP-N-acetylmuramoyl-L-alanyl-D-glutamate--2,6-diaminopimelate ligase → MMPPEGLRLVDMVREIPGQVDIVGDPEVRVHGVHHDSRRVEPGDLFVARHGANTDGTRFIPQAEERGAAAIMVERGHIDADAGAIANVPHIIVDDAADALAFASAAVYGHPTFTLDVIGITGTNGKTTTSHLVRAAVDGALAREREGAPACGMIGTVGHIFGNTKIVAEHTTPEADEIARVMNHMRQLGATHVAMEVSSIALELGRVRAVRFRVAAFTNFTQDHLDFHGSMEAYAAAKERLFFDMGPGSSVIHIDDPLGRRIAERVRAPLIRVSARTGTPPEEAEIAPLQATLDARGIDATLRTPKGTHRVRSRLIGRHNLENIVVAVGVACALDLELGRACAAIGEESGVSGRLERCDVEDDDVIVLVDYAHTPDALARVLESVRKVSSDGSRLVCIFGCGGDRDPKKRGPMGQAVAEGADLGIITSDNPRTEDPAEIARPVEEAMRAAGASYVVELDRARAIRDTILGARPGDIIVVAGKGHEDYQIIGTEKRPFDDRVESRNALAERRAQRPKQGRG
- a CDS encoding peptidoglycan glycosyltransferase, whose translation is MKNLDPSRARWIRLRMGILVGVMSLALGGLVAGAYRVQVEDGPLWKDMAEKQRQRRLHIEPKRGTIYDRNGTALAVSVEVPSLSADVGEMLRGIEAPDAQDAILRDVATRLSPGLNMKGDELYAKLSAKKRFVWIKRRITGDEALFVRELSDAKKQPHPIKGLNVEGEGHRYYPGRELAGPVLGFVAPDGQGKDGLELSMDEELRGRVEEVSGLRDRTGRLIFSNGNTQGDALTGRDIHLTIDEGIQHVAERELNAAQRTYEAKGGALVVVDPNTGEILALASSPGYNPNDYGESEVDARRDRAVTDRFEPGSVMKVFTFAGALAAGTLKPTESIFCEHGSYTIAGAVIRDTHLNDWLTPTQILARSSNIGALKIGLNLGEAGLYSTFRRFGFGEPTGLPLPGEASGVLRPRGRAWFEVDTAYASFGQGVSTTTVQLAMAMAAIANGGRLLEPVLVRKVMDSRGELVREGVTHVRREVIPPGTARMVTEMLTAVTEDGGTALEASIPGFRVAGKTGTAQKADTKTGKMSNELFTSSFVGFVPAERPRLVIAVMLDEPVIGHAAGSIAGPVFRRTAEATLRYLGVTPNAATAKLSNVTREGDPADSFIASMKPPQVSPPDPAPAPDGIAQNREREGEREQQPMIGPPQEPVRVPDTNGLAARDAVKSILAAGLVPQIEGYGRLVRQSPTAGSSAAKGSAVRLVFEPSS